In the genome of Bordetella avium, the window CGCCGGGTCCGGGCGCAGGAAGTCGCCATCGCGGCGCGAAGCGTCCATGGCGGCGCGGCATGCCGCCAGAATGTCGGGTCGATGGGCGGCCAAAGCGTCCAGGTAACGCGAGGCCCGGAACAGAAACATGCCGCTGTTCCAGAAATAGCGGCCGCTGGCAAGGTAGCCGGCCGCCGTCTCGGCATCGGGCTTCTCGACGAAGGCTTCGACGGGGGCCACCCCCTCTAGCGCTACGCCGGCGCGCAGATAGCCATAGCCCGTTTCGGGGTAGGTGGGCTGTACACCAAAGGTCACCAGTTTGCCGGCCGATGCGGCGGGCAGGGCGGTGCGTACGGCTTGTTGGAAGCGCGCAACATCGTTGACGGCGTGGTCGGAAGGCAGCACCAGCATCAGGCTGTCGTCACCCTCGGCCAGCGCCTGCAGGGCGGCCAGCGCAATGGCGGGTGCCGTGTTGCGGCCTGCCGGTTCAAGCAGGATAGTCGGGTCGCGCAGATCAATCTGGCGCAGTTGCTCTGCCACCAGATAGCGGTGTTCTTCGTTGGCCACGAAAAGCGGAGCCAGGCCATTCAGGCCGGCAACGCGCTGACAGGTGGCCTGCAAGGGAGACAGCTCATCCAGCAAGGGCAGGAATTGCTTGGGGTAGGCGCCCCGCGAGAGCGGCCACAGCCGCGTGCCAGAGCCGCCAACGAGTAAAACAGGGCGCAGATTCAGGGAAGCATGCGGCATCGGGACTCTCTGGCGAACAGCAGCGTGAGTGAATGTGGCAGGGACATGAGCGCGCGGCAAGGTCTGGTCAAGGGGGGGCCACAGTGCGCCACCTTGGGCAGACAGGGAATGCCTCGATCCCGACACATGCTGTGCGCCAATGTTTTAATTCGTGCCGCGAATATACTAGAATGCAGCTTCGCATTGCATATTGATAATACCGGGAATTTTATTTCGGTTATTTGCGATAGATGGTAATCAGCTAAGGCTAGTGATTCTCGATAATCTCTGTCGCGCATT includes:
- a CDS encoding mannose-1-phosphate guanylyltransferase/mannose-6-phosphate isomerase translates to MPHASLNLRPVLLVGGSGTRLWPLSRGAYPKQFLPLLDELSPLQATCQRVAGLNGLAPLFVANEEHRYLVAEQLRQIDLRDPTILLEPAGRNTAPAIALAALQALAEGDDSLMLVLPSDHAVNDVARFQQAVRTALPAASAGKLVTFGVQPTYPETGYGYLRAGVALEGVAPVEAFVEKPDAETAAGYLASGRYFWNSGMFLFRASRYLDALAAHRPDILAACRAAMDASRRDGDFLRPDPAAFIACPADSIDYAIMERETDVVMVALDAGWSDIGSFATLWQLAQKDEAGNALRGDVIAHDCRNVYARADHRLVALLGIEDAVVVETADAVLVAARERLQEVRQIVARLNEAGRNEALAHRLVYRPWGSYDAIDAGERFQVKRIRVAPGARLSLQMHHHRAEHWVIVSGTARVTRGDEVFLLTENQSTYIPLGVKHRLENPGSIDLELIEVQSGPYLGEDDIVRFDDVYGR